A window from Salvia miltiorrhiza cultivar Shanhuang (shh) chromosome 2, IMPLAD_Smil_shh, whole genome shotgun sequence encodes these proteins:
- the LOC131007889 gene encoding uncharacterized protein LOC131007889: MNCLSWNCRGLGNQPTVRQFDWLIKQKKPELVFIMESKLMETEWTPILQKSGFENLFVIDCDNDDGGRKGGLGLLWTSELQVTIKTSSRHHILASVDNQCNSIWDFCGVYGWSRTEEHHHTWELLRKISLEIGDKWLCGGDFNETLYHFEKKGGNLKADSRLCAFRDVVDSCGLQDLGFSGDPFTWSNNQRGEDHITERLDRFFGNEAWIECFPGYVVTHLTRKSSDHCPVLLSLDRDEEDVRPRSKPFRYEAMWLKDERCKPFCNNLWQQGGLLESATDFKQKIEDMGVELKQWEKREFGHIRKRCKELREELGDLQKPSNDPYTKDKQRLVEAELDDLHSKEEIMWKQRSRVDWLVDGDRNTGFFHRVAEGRKKRNHIREI, from the coding sequence ATGAATTGCTTAAGTTGGAACTGTCGGGGGCTTGGGAACCAACCGACAGTTCGTCAGTTTGATTGGCTAATCAAACAAAAGAAGCCCGAATTAGTGTTCATTATGGAATCTAAACTCATGGAGACGGAATGGACACCAATTCTTCAGAAAAGTGGTTTTGAGAATTTGTTTGTGATTGATTGTGATAATGATGATGGAGGCAGGAAAGGCGGTCTGGGACTTCTCTGGACTAGTGAGCTACAAGTGACTATCAAAACTTCTTCACGGCATCATATTTTAGCTTCGGTGGATAATCAGTGCAACTCGATATGGGATTTCTGTGGTGTGTACGGGTGGAGCAGAACAGAGGAGCACCATCATACTTGGGAATTATTGCGCAAGATTAGTTTGGAAATAGGAGATAAGTGGCTGTGTGGGGGGGACTTTAACGAGACTTTATACCATTTTGAGAAGAAAGGAGGCAACTTGAAAGCTGACTCGAGACTCTGTGCTTTCAGGGACGTGGTTGACAGTTGTGGCCTTCAAGATTTGGGGTTTTCGGGCGATCCTTTCACCTGGTCTAATAATCAGAGAGGAGAAGATCACATTACTGAAAGGCTGGACCGTTTCTTCGGCAATGAAGCATGGATTGAGTGCTTCCCGGGCTATGTTGTCACGCATCTCACTAGAAAATCAAGCGACCATTGTCCGGTCCTTTTATCCCTTGATCGTGATGAAGAGGATGTTCGACCTCGTTCAAAGCCATTCCGCTACGAAGCAATGTGGCTAAAGGATGAGAGATGCAAGCCTTTTTGCAATAACTTATGGCAGCAAGGGGGCCTTTTGGAGTCGGCTACTGATTTCAAGCAAAAAATAGAGGATATGGGGGTCGAGCTCAAGCAATGGGAAAAGAGGGAATTTGGACACATCAGAAAAAGGTGCAAAGAACTCAGAGAAGAGCTAGGGGATCTCCAAAAACCTTCTAACGATCCTTATACAAAAGATAAGCAGAGATTGGTGGAAGCTGAACTAGATGATCTGCATTCAAAGGAAGAGATTATGTGGAAACAAAGATCCAGAGTGGACTGGCTGGTTGATGGGGATAGAAATACAGGGTTTTTTCATCGAGTTGCAGAAGGCAGGAAAAAACGCAATCATATACGTGAGATTTAG